In Gossypium hirsutum isolate 1008001.06 chromosome D06, Gossypium_hirsutum_v2.1, whole genome shotgun sequence, one genomic interval encodes:
- the LOC107901382 gene encoding pentatricopeptide repeat-containing protein At1g09900 isoform X1 — MAFCLSSAVTYSCRVCRNFRVLARFSTSCALNTVDYFKEIDTHVSDYPELQRRMQSYAISGDFSNAFSTLDLMKNIDGKPTVYDCNAFMFFYLKSKNACWQELVEMYTGMKRFGPPPVASTFNTLLNGMLLLGDLKHAIFIVEEMYRNHFVPSFTSLSKTLKMAVKVGNLLDGLVVFELMLRYDYHPTEPTLNKFILMLCEAGMVSDACFVFSVLLRKSYVYSVYCYNPILWALCKTGRSYTALQLFYLMKKKGFVQNVCSYTALIYGFCREGLQDNVFQWLDFLQSNGCKPNVITYTIIVKFLFDNGKFEEAMDFISKMEREGCNPDLLTYNVILRELCHRDRLDDISELIQVMDQKGLSPDSYSYAALCGGLLKIGKVGDACELLRDIFSNGTADVAVYNIYFRCLCQENKSREALSKLKRMMKVGFKPNNVSYNTILSGFCKEKNINEAMELLYHFEWDVNGPDAVTFNAILSTACRLGNSAIIQRILYHMRDEDMKLNIFSLTCLVRYFCSSGKFSECLKLVESMMYNSPIPTVVTLNMLLHNLCKNRLLGTAYRIFQNLRNTKCLPDVTSYNILIHASIREHNHLLVGQLLGEMKRQGLKLDVFTYGSLISGLCKEGKISAALQLWNQMLERGLIPSVVIFNTLLHAIFQRGKFWDILLLLKTMVVQGFQPDEVTLGILSQAVSNGSMKRFPQVAKVLDWVISNDFQKETDQKTIAG, encoded by the coding sequence ATGGCTTTTTGTTTATCTTCTGCAGTTACTTATTCATGTAGAGTTTGCAGAAATTTTCGTGTTCTAGCTCGTTTTTCTACTTCATGTGCTCTAAATACAGTAGATTACTTCAAAGAAATCGATACCCATGTTTCCGACTATCCTGAATTACAACGGAGGATGCAGAGTTATGCTATCTCAGGTGACTTTAGCAATGCTTTCTCTACTCTAGATTTGATGAAAAACATTGATGGGAAACCAACCGTGTATGATTGTAATGcttttatgttcttttacttGAAGTCTAAGAACGCGTGTTGGCAAGAGTTGGTTGAAATGTATACCGGGATGAAGAGATTTGGTCCTCCACCAGTTGCATCCACTTTTAATACCCTTCTTAATGGAATGTTACTTCTTGGTGATCTGAAACATGCAATTTTTATTGTTGAAGAGATGTATAGAAATCATTTTGTGCCATCCTTCACTTCTTTATCAAAAACGTTGAAAATGGCTGTCAAAGTAGGGAATTTACTTGATGGTCTTGTTGTTTTTGAGCTCATGTTGAGGTATGATTATCACCCAACAGAACCaactttgaataaatttattttaatgcttTGTGAAGCTGGGATGGTTTCTGATGCTTGTTTTGTGTTCTCTGTTCTTTTGAGAAAGAGTTATGTTTATAGTGTATATTGTTACAATCCTATTCTATGGGCTTTATGCAAGACTGGTCGAAGTTATACTGCTTTGCAATTGTTTTATTTGATGAAGAAGAAAGGGTTTGTTCAAAATGTGTGTTCCTATACTGCTTTGATTTATGGGTTCTGTAGAGAAGGCCTGCAAGATAATGTTTTTCAATGGCTGGATTTCCTGCAAAGTAATGGTTGTAAGCCTAATGTGATTACATACACGATAATTGTTAAGTTTCTTTTTGATAATGGGAAGTTTGAGGAGGCTATGGACTTCATCAGTAAGATGGAAAGGGAAGGTTGTAACCCTGATCTGCTTACTTATAATGTCATTCTTCGTGAGCTTTGCCATAGAGATAGACTAGATGACATTTCTGAGTTAATTCAGGTGATGGATCAAAAAGGTCTTTCTCCAGATTCATATTCATATGCTGCTTTGTGTGGAGGCCTGCTCAAAATAGGAAAAGTAGGGGATGCATGTGAACTATTGCGTGATATATTTTCCAATGGAACTGCGGATGTTGCTGTCTATAATATTTACTTCCGATGTTTATGTCAAGAGAATAAATCAAGAGAAGCACTGTCTAAGTTGAAGCGCATGATGAAAGTTGGCTTTAAGCCAAACAATGTGTCGTATAATACTATCTTGAGTggtttttgtaaagaaaaaaatattaatgaggCCATGGAGCTTTTGTACCATTTTGAGTGGGATGTGAATGGGCCCGATGCGGTCACTTTCAATGCAATTTTGTCTACTGCATGCAGGCTAGGAAACTCTGCAATAATCCAAAGGATCTTGTATCATATGAGGGATGAAGACATGAAGCTTAATATTTTCAGTTTGACTTGTTTGGTTCGATATTTCTGCAGTAGTGGAAAATTTTCAGAGTGTTTGAAGTTAGTGGAGTCCATGATGTATAATAGTCCTATTCCAACTGTAGTCACCTTAAATATGCTGCTTCATAACCTTTGCAAGAACCGGTTACTTGGAACTGCATACCGGATTTTCCAGAATTTAAGAAACACCAAGTGCCTTCCTGATGTGACTTCATACAACATTCTCATCCATGCTTCTATAAGAGAGCACAATCACCTTCTGGTTGGTCAACTGTTAGGGGAAATGAAGAGACAGGGACTGAAACTGGATGTTTTTACCTATGGTTCATTAATTAGTGGACTGTGTAAAGAAGGGAAGATATCAGCTGCTCTCCAACTGTGGAATCAAATGCTAGAGAGGGGCCTTATTCCTAGTGTTGTAATTTTTAATACCCTATTACATGCAATATTTCAGAGAGGCAAGTTTTGGGACATCCTCTTGTTACTTAAAACCATGGTAGTACAGGGCTTTCAACCTGATGAGGTAACTCTAGGGATCCTTAGCCAAGCAGTTTCAAATGGTTCGATGAAGAGATTTCCTCAAGTCGCTAAAGTTCTAGATTGGGTGATAAGTAATGACTTTCAGAAAGAAACAGATCAAAAGACAATAGCTGGCTGA
- the LOC107901382 gene encoding pentatricopeptide repeat-containing protein At1g09900 isoform X2 has protein sequence MQSYAISGDFSNAFSTLDLMKNIDGKPTVYDCNAFMFFYLKSKNACWQELVEMYTGMKRFGPPPVASTFNTLLNGMLLLGDLKHAIFIVEEMYRNHFVPSFTSLSKTLKMAVKVGNLLDGLVVFELMLRYDYHPTEPTLNKFILMLCEAGMVSDACFVFSVLLRKSYVYSVYCYNPILWALCKTGRSYTALQLFYLMKKKGFVQNVCSYTALIYGFCREGLQDNVFQWLDFLQSNGCKPNVITYTIIVKFLFDNGKFEEAMDFISKMEREGCNPDLLTYNVILRELCHRDRLDDISELIQVMDQKGLSPDSYSYAALCGGLLKIGKVGDACELLRDIFSNGTADVAVYNIYFRCLCQENKSREALSKLKRMMKVGFKPNNVSYNTILSGFCKEKNINEAMELLYHFEWDVNGPDAVTFNAILSTACRLGNSAIIQRILYHMRDEDMKLNIFSLTCLVRYFCSSGKFSECLKLVESMMYNSPIPTVVTLNMLLHNLCKNRLLGTAYRIFQNLRNTKCLPDVTSYNILIHASIREHNHLLVGQLLGEMKRQGLKLDVFTYGSLISGLCKEGKISAALQLWNQMLERGLIPSVVIFNTLLHAIFQRGKFWDILLLLKTMVVQGFQPDEVTLGILSQAVSNGSMKRFPQVAKVLDWVISNDFQKETDQKTIAG, from the coding sequence ATGCAGAGTTATGCTATCTCAGGTGACTTTAGCAATGCTTTCTCTACTCTAGATTTGATGAAAAACATTGATGGGAAACCAACCGTGTATGATTGTAATGcttttatgttcttttacttGAAGTCTAAGAACGCGTGTTGGCAAGAGTTGGTTGAAATGTATACCGGGATGAAGAGATTTGGTCCTCCACCAGTTGCATCCACTTTTAATACCCTTCTTAATGGAATGTTACTTCTTGGTGATCTGAAACATGCAATTTTTATTGTTGAAGAGATGTATAGAAATCATTTTGTGCCATCCTTCACTTCTTTATCAAAAACGTTGAAAATGGCTGTCAAAGTAGGGAATTTACTTGATGGTCTTGTTGTTTTTGAGCTCATGTTGAGGTATGATTATCACCCAACAGAACCaactttgaataaatttattttaatgcttTGTGAAGCTGGGATGGTTTCTGATGCTTGTTTTGTGTTCTCTGTTCTTTTGAGAAAGAGTTATGTTTATAGTGTATATTGTTACAATCCTATTCTATGGGCTTTATGCAAGACTGGTCGAAGTTATACTGCTTTGCAATTGTTTTATTTGATGAAGAAGAAAGGGTTTGTTCAAAATGTGTGTTCCTATACTGCTTTGATTTATGGGTTCTGTAGAGAAGGCCTGCAAGATAATGTTTTTCAATGGCTGGATTTCCTGCAAAGTAATGGTTGTAAGCCTAATGTGATTACATACACGATAATTGTTAAGTTTCTTTTTGATAATGGGAAGTTTGAGGAGGCTATGGACTTCATCAGTAAGATGGAAAGGGAAGGTTGTAACCCTGATCTGCTTACTTATAATGTCATTCTTCGTGAGCTTTGCCATAGAGATAGACTAGATGACATTTCTGAGTTAATTCAGGTGATGGATCAAAAAGGTCTTTCTCCAGATTCATATTCATATGCTGCTTTGTGTGGAGGCCTGCTCAAAATAGGAAAAGTAGGGGATGCATGTGAACTATTGCGTGATATATTTTCCAATGGAACTGCGGATGTTGCTGTCTATAATATTTACTTCCGATGTTTATGTCAAGAGAATAAATCAAGAGAAGCACTGTCTAAGTTGAAGCGCATGATGAAAGTTGGCTTTAAGCCAAACAATGTGTCGTATAATACTATCTTGAGTggtttttgtaaagaaaaaaatattaatgaggCCATGGAGCTTTTGTACCATTTTGAGTGGGATGTGAATGGGCCCGATGCGGTCACTTTCAATGCAATTTTGTCTACTGCATGCAGGCTAGGAAACTCTGCAATAATCCAAAGGATCTTGTATCATATGAGGGATGAAGACATGAAGCTTAATATTTTCAGTTTGACTTGTTTGGTTCGATATTTCTGCAGTAGTGGAAAATTTTCAGAGTGTTTGAAGTTAGTGGAGTCCATGATGTATAATAGTCCTATTCCAACTGTAGTCACCTTAAATATGCTGCTTCATAACCTTTGCAAGAACCGGTTACTTGGAACTGCATACCGGATTTTCCAGAATTTAAGAAACACCAAGTGCCTTCCTGATGTGACTTCATACAACATTCTCATCCATGCTTCTATAAGAGAGCACAATCACCTTCTGGTTGGTCAACTGTTAGGGGAAATGAAGAGACAGGGACTGAAACTGGATGTTTTTACCTATGGTTCATTAATTAGTGGACTGTGTAAAGAAGGGAAGATATCAGCTGCTCTCCAACTGTGGAATCAAATGCTAGAGAGGGGCCTTATTCCTAGTGTTGTAATTTTTAATACCCTATTACATGCAATATTTCAGAGAGGCAAGTTTTGGGACATCCTCTTGTTACTTAAAACCATGGTAGTACAGGGCTTTCAACCTGATGAGGTAACTCTAGGGATCCTTAGCCAAGCAGTTTCAAATGGTTCGATGAAGAGATTTCCTCAAGTCGCTAAAGTTCTAGATTGGGTGATAAGTAATGACTTTCAGAAAGAAACAGATCAAAAGACAATAGCTGGCTGA
- the LOC107901382 gene encoding pentatricopeptide repeat-containing protein At1g09900 isoform X3, whose product MFPTILNYNGGCRVMLSQSKNACWQELVEMYTGMKRFGPPPVASTFNTLLNGMLLLGDLKHAIFIVEEMYRNHFVPSFTSLSKTLKMAVKVGNLLDGLVVFELMLRYDYHPTEPTLNKFILMLCEAGMVSDACFVFSVLLRKSYVYSVYCYNPILWALCKTGRSYTALQLFYLMKKKGFVQNVCSYTALIYGFCREGLQDNVFQWLDFLQSNGCKPNVITYTIIVKFLFDNGKFEEAMDFISKMEREGCNPDLLTYNVILRELCHRDRLDDISELIQVMDQKGLSPDSYSYAALCGGLLKIGKVGDACELLRDIFSNGTADVAVYNIYFRCLCQENKSREALSKLKRMMKVGFKPNNVSYNTILSGFCKEKNINEAMELLYHFEWDVNGPDAVTFNAILSTACRLGNSAIIQRILYHMRDEDMKLNIFSLTCLVRYFCSSGKFSECLKLVESMMYNSPIPTVVTLNMLLHNLCKNRLLGTAYRIFQNLRNTKCLPDVTSYNILIHASIREHNHLLVGQLLGEMKRQGLKLDVFTYGSLISGLCKEGKISAALQLWNQMLERGLIPSVVIFNTLLHAIFQRGKFWDILLLLKTMVVQGFQPDEVTLGILSQAVSNGSMKRFPQVAKVLDWVISNDFQKETDQKTIAG is encoded by the exons ATGTTTCCGACTATCCTGAATTACAACGGAGGATGCAGAGTTATGCTATCTCAG TCTAAGAACGCGTGTTGGCAAGAGTTGGTTGAAATGTATACCGGGATGAAGAGATTTGGTCCTCCACCAGTTGCATCCACTTTTAATACCCTTCTTAATGGAATGTTACTTCTTGGTGATCTGAAACATGCAATTTTTATTGTTGAAGAGATGTATAGAAATCATTTTGTGCCATCCTTCACTTCTTTATCAAAAACGTTGAAAATGGCTGTCAAAGTAGGGAATTTACTTGATGGTCTTGTTGTTTTTGAGCTCATGTTGAGGTATGATTATCACCCAACAGAACCaactttgaataaatttattttaatgcttTGTGAAGCTGGGATGGTTTCTGATGCTTGTTTTGTGTTCTCTGTTCTTTTGAGAAAGAGTTATGTTTATAGTGTATATTGTTACAATCCTATTCTATGGGCTTTATGCAAGACTGGTCGAAGTTATACTGCTTTGCAATTGTTTTATTTGATGAAGAAGAAAGGGTTTGTTCAAAATGTGTGTTCCTATACTGCTTTGATTTATGGGTTCTGTAGAGAAGGCCTGCAAGATAATGTTTTTCAATGGCTGGATTTCCTGCAAAGTAATGGTTGTAAGCCTAATGTGATTACATACACGATAATTGTTAAGTTTCTTTTTGATAATGGGAAGTTTGAGGAGGCTATGGACTTCATCAGTAAGATGGAAAGGGAAGGTTGTAACCCTGATCTGCTTACTTATAATGTCATTCTTCGTGAGCTTTGCCATAGAGATAGACTAGATGACATTTCTGAGTTAATTCAGGTGATGGATCAAAAAGGTCTTTCTCCAGATTCATATTCATATGCTGCTTTGTGTGGAGGCCTGCTCAAAATAGGAAAAGTAGGGGATGCATGTGAACTATTGCGTGATATATTTTCCAATGGAACTGCGGATGTTGCTGTCTATAATATTTACTTCCGATGTTTATGTCAAGAGAATAAATCAAGAGAAGCACTGTCTAAGTTGAAGCGCATGATGAAAGTTGGCTTTAAGCCAAACAATGTGTCGTATAATACTATCTTGAGTggtttttgtaaagaaaaaaatattaatgaggCCATGGAGCTTTTGTACCATTTTGAGTGGGATGTGAATGGGCCCGATGCGGTCACTTTCAATGCAATTTTGTCTACTGCATGCAGGCTAGGAAACTCTGCAATAATCCAAAGGATCTTGTATCATATGAGGGATGAAGACATGAAGCTTAATATTTTCAGTTTGACTTGTTTGGTTCGATATTTCTGCAGTAGTGGAAAATTTTCAGAGTGTTTGAAGTTAGTGGAGTCCATGATGTATAATAGTCCTATTCCAACTGTAGTCACCTTAAATATGCTGCTTCATAACCTTTGCAAGAACCGGTTACTTGGAACTGCATACCGGATTTTCCAGAATTTAAGAAACACCAAGTGCCTTCCTGATGTGACTTCATACAACATTCTCATCCATGCTTCTATAAGAGAGCACAATCACCTTCTGGTTGGTCAACTGTTAGGGGAAATGAAGAGACAGGGACTGAAACTGGATGTTTTTACCTATGGTTCATTAATTAGTGGACTGTGTAAAGAAGGGAAGATATCAGCTGCTCTCCAACTGTGGAATCAAATGCTAGAGAGGGGCCTTATTCCTAGTGTTGTAATTTTTAATACCCTATTACATGCAATATTTCAGAGAGGCAAGTTTTGGGACATCCTCTTGTTACTTAAAACCATGGTAGTACAGGGCTTTCAACCTGATGAGGTAACTCTAGGGATCCTTAGCCAAGCAGTTTCAAATGGTTCGATGAAGAGATTTCCTCAAGTCGCTAAAGTTCTAGATTGGGTGATAAGTAATGACTTTCAGAAAGAAACAGATCAAAAGACAATAGCTGGCTGA
- the LOC107901381 gene encoding polyadenylate-binding protein-interacting protein 5 isoform X2, which produces MKPGVSSLNPYAASYIPLAKREASDNVTAKDIKHGNENAWFKPSSHFAYNPHSSNAFLGSSAYGTEKHQVAEGSAVKSHPAHGSLMQNPGEMTDKQIVDEEFDMDLEYLRMTFPGLSNESLLDVYLANDGDFEATVDMLNQLEMHTVESSETLPDTLDIGDVSESGSSATCVGLKLKNMAGETSASSSGGAESAVAS; this is translated from the exons ATGAAGCCCGGAGTTTCTTCATTGAACCCATATGCAGCATCATACATACCTCTTGCCAAAAGGGAGGCCAGTGATAATGTGACAGCCAAAGATATTAAACACGGCAATGAGAATGCTTGGTTCAAACCTTCCTCACACTTTGCATATAACCCGCACAGTAGCAATGCTTTTCTTGGCTCTTCAGCCTATGGTACTGAAAAGCACCAGGTTGCAGAAGGTTCTGCAGTGAAAAGCCATCCTGCTCATGGTTCTTTGATGCAAAATCCTGGTGAAATGACTGACAAGCAGATTGTGGATGAAGAATTTGACATGGATTTGGAGTATCTTCGCATGACATTTCCTGGTTTGTCCAATGAGTCTCTTTTGGATGTCTACTTGGCGAATGATGGAGACTTTGAAGCCACTGTTGATATGCTGAACCAACTTGAG ATGCACACTGTTGAGTCATCTGAAACTCTTCCCGACACTTTGGATATCGGTGATGTCTCAGAATCCGGGTCTTCAGCAACCTGTGTTGGTCTTAAACTGAAGAACATGGCGGGTGAAACCAGTGCTTCTTCATCAGGCGGTGCAGAATCTGCTGTTGCCTCATGA
- the LOC107901381 gene encoding polyadenylate-binding protein-interacting protein 5 isoform X1 — MKAMKPGVSSLNPYAASYIPLAKREASDNVTAKDIKHGNENAWFKPSSHFAYNPHSSNAFLGSSAYGTEKHQVAEGSAVKSHPAHGSLMQNPGEMTDKQIVDEEFDMDLEYLRMTFPGLSNESLLDVYLANDGDFEATVDMLNQLEMHTVESSETLPDTLDIGDVSESGSSATCVGLKLKNMAGETSASSSGGAESAVAS; from the exons ATGAAGGCAATGAAGCCCGGAGTTTCTTCATTGAACCCATATGCAGCATCATACATACCTCTTGCCAAAAGGGAGGCCAGTGATAATGTGACAGCCAAAGATATTAAACACGGCAATGAGAATGCTTGGTTCAAACCTTCCTCACACTTTGCATATAACCCGCACAGTAGCAATGCTTTTCTTGGCTCTTCAGCCTATGGTACTGAAAAGCACCAGGTTGCAGAAGGTTCTGCAGTGAAAAGCCATCCTGCTCATGGTTCTTTGATGCAAAATCCTGGTGAAATGACTGACAAGCAGATTGTGGATGAAGAATTTGACATGGATTTGGAGTATCTTCGCATGACATTTCCTGGTTTGTCCAATGAGTCTCTTTTGGATGTCTACTTGGCGAATGATGGAGACTTTGAAGCCACTGTTGATATGCTGAACCAACTTGAG ATGCACACTGTTGAGTCATCTGAAACTCTTCCCGACACTTTGGATATCGGTGATGTCTCAGAATCCGGGTCTTCAGCAACCTGTGTTGGTCTTAAACTGAAGAACATGGCGGGTGAAACCAGTGCTTCTTCATCAGGCGGTGCAGAATCTGCTGTTGCCTCATGA
- the LOC107901381 gene encoding polyadenylate-binding protein-interacting protein 5 isoform X4: MKPGVSSLNPYAASYIPLAKREASDNVTAKDIKHGNENAWFKPSSHFAYNPHSSNAFLGSSAYGTEKHQVAEGSAVKSHPAHGSLMQNPGEMTDKQIVDEEFDMDLEYLRMTFPGLSNESLLDVYLANDGDFEATVDMLNQLEPWEDECLSSPPAVLSCTSPSVPL; this comes from the exons ATGAAGCCCGGAGTTTCTTCATTGAACCCATATGCAGCATCATACATACCTCTTGCCAAAAGGGAGGCCAGTGATAATGTGACAGCCAAAGATATTAAACACGGCAATGAGAATGCTTGGTTCAAACCTTCCTCACACTTTGCATATAACCCGCACAGTAGCAATGCTTTTCTTGGCTCTTCAGCCTATGGTACTGAAAAGCACCAGGTTGCAGAAGGTTCTGCAGTGAAAAGCCATCCTGCTCATGGTTCTTTGATGCAAAATCCTGGTGAAATGACTGACAAGCAGATTGTGGATGAAGAATTTGACATGGATTTGGAGTATCTTCGCATGACATTTCCTGGTTTGTCCAATGAGTCTCTTTTGGATGTCTACTTGGCGAATGATGGAGACTTTGAAGCCACTGTTGATATGCTGAACCAACTTGAG cCTTGGGAGGATGAATGTTTGAGCTCCCCTCCTGCTGTTCTATCATGCACATCTCCAAGTGTCCCGCTATGA
- the LOC107901381 gene encoding polyadenylate-binding protein-interacting protein 5 isoform X3, giving the protein MKAMKPGVSSLNPYAASYIPLAKREASDNVTAKDIKHGNENAWFKPSSHFAYNPHSSNAFLGSSAYGTEKHQVAEGSAVKSHPAHGSLMQNPGEMTDKQIVDEEFDMDLEYLRMTFPGLSNESLLDVYLANDGDFEATVDMLNQLEPWEDECLSSPPAVLSCTSPSVPL; this is encoded by the exons ATGAAGGCAATGAAGCCCGGAGTTTCTTCATTGAACCCATATGCAGCATCATACATACCTCTTGCCAAAAGGGAGGCCAGTGATAATGTGACAGCCAAAGATATTAAACACGGCAATGAGAATGCTTGGTTCAAACCTTCCTCACACTTTGCATATAACCCGCACAGTAGCAATGCTTTTCTTGGCTCTTCAGCCTATGGTACTGAAAAGCACCAGGTTGCAGAAGGTTCTGCAGTGAAAAGCCATCCTGCTCATGGTTCTTTGATGCAAAATCCTGGTGAAATGACTGACAAGCAGATTGTGGATGAAGAATTTGACATGGATTTGGAGTATCTTCGCATGACATTTCCTGGTTTGTCCAATGAGTCTCTTTTGGATGTCTACTTGGCGAATGATGGAGACTTTGAAGCCACTGTTGATATGCTGAACCAACTTGAG cCTTGGGAGGATGAATGTTTGAGCTCCCCTCCTGCTGTTCTATCATGCACATCTCCAAGTGTCCCGCTATGA